A genomic window from Barnesiella propionica includes:
- a CDS encoding MBOAT family O-acyltransferase, giving the protein MREIFHDILYNLSTLFQFRPDEPMIFTSGTFWLFFIVFLLLYSLLYKRKWQMIVFVIVFSLFFYYKSSGLFFLMLAATSFADWLISKRITRTEKKRVKKIWVFLSLCLSLGILGYFKYANFFLINWNAIVQQNFQPLDIVLPVGISFYTFQSVSYIIDVYKGRVAPTRTWLEYLFYLSFFPQLVAGPIVRADYFLPQIGREHRVSSSAIYTGLWLVLLGIIKKAVVADYIAQYNDLIFNSPTAYSGFENLMGIWGYTMQIYCDFSGYSDMAIGITIMMGFDLGKNFNYPYQSRNLTDFWRRWHISLSSWLRDYVYIPLGGNRKGTFRTYLNNFLTMLIGGLWHGAAWKFVFWGGMHGVGLMIHKAAKPWLDKLPDTKFITFISWFLTFSYVSFLWVFFRAASFEDSWKLITHVFTDFNPVHIIPFIQVRSVWCIMMTLVFAVHFIPSHVYETLSARFSHSSWLFKLCMFIIVVQLVIQFRSEDVQPFIYFQF; this is encoded by the coding sequence ATGCGAGAGATATTCCACGATATATTATATAACCTGAGTACCTTGTTTCAGTTTCGTCCTGATGAACCTATGATATTCACCAGTGGGACATTCTGGTTGTTCTTCATCGTATTTTTGTTATTATATTCTCTTTTGTATAAGCGGAAGTGGCAGATGATTGTTTTTGTCATCGTATTCAGTTTGTTTTTTTACTATAAATCGAGCGGGTTATTTTTTTTGATGCTGGCGGCAACGTCTTTCGCCGATTGGCTTATTTCCAAACGTATTACACGGACAGAAAAAAAGAGAGTGAAAAAGATATGGGTTTTTCTGTCCTTGTGTTTGAGTCTCGGAATTCTGGGATATTTTAAATATGCCAATTTTTTTTTGATAAACTGGAACGCTATTGTCCAGCAAAATTTCCAGCCTTTGGATATCGTTCTTCCGGTAGGTATTTCTTTTTATACGTTTCAGTCGGTCAGTTATATAATTGATGTATATAAAGGCCGTGTGGCTCCTACGCGCACTTGGCTGGAATATTTGTTCTATCTTTCTTTTTTCCCGCAACTGGTAGCTGGTCCCATTGTGCGGGCCGATTATTTTCTTCCCCAGATCGGACGGGAACATAGAGTATCGTCTTCTGCTATATACACGGGATTGTGGCTGGTACTTTTAGGTATTATAAAGAAAGCCGTTGTTGCCGATTATATTGCCCAATATAACGATCTTATATTCAATTCTCCTACGGCTTATTCGGGTTTTGAAAATTTAATGGGAATATGGGGATATACGATGCAGATATATTGTGATTTTTCAGGATATTCCGATATGGCTATAGGCATTACGATTATGATGGGGTTCGATCTGGGGAAGAATTTTAATTATCCATATCAGTCCCGCAACCTTACTGATTTCTGGAGACGCTGGCATATTTCTCTTTCATCCTGGTTACGGGATTATGTGTATATACCCTTGGGCGGGAATCGAAAAGGAACTTTCCGTACATACCTGAATAATTTCCTGACAATGCTTATCGGTGGTCTCTGGCACGGTGCTGCCTGGAAATTTGTATTCTGGGGAGGAATGCATGGGGTTGGATTAATGATTCATAAGGCAGCAAAACCCTGGTTGGATAAGTTGCCCGATACCAAGTTTATTACTTTCATTTCGTGGTTTCTTACCTTTTCGTACGTATCGTTTCTTTGGGTCTTTTTCAGAGCAGCGTCTTTCGAAGATTCATGGAAATTGATAACTCATGTCTTTACCGATTTCAACCCGGTGCATATTATACCATTTATTCAGGTTCGCAGTGTATGGTGTATTATGATGACGCTTGTTTTTGCGGTACATTTTATTCCTTCTCATGTGTATGAAACCCTTTCGGCCCGTTTTTCCCATTCCTCCTGGTTGTTTAAATTGTGCATGTTTATAATAGTCGTACAACTTGTCATACAATTTAGGAGTGAAGATGTACAGCCTTTTATCTATTTCCAGTTTTAG
- a CDS encoding 3'-5' exonuclease, which produces MNNKTVITIKKEEITPLPKELFEGKIVIVQNDTDAQNAIRILEQNKIVGFDTETKPSFKKGKSNQVSLIQLATDDICFLFRINIMGFTDTIKNFLNNSSVIKVGLSIHDDFSMLHKVGNFEPDQFVDLQKYVKRFNIQDISLQKVYAILFGKKISKSQRLSNWEAETLSERQLKYAATDAWACIRIYKALSSGNYRFTVEPRIIEN; this is translated from the coding sequence ATGAATAATAAGACTGTTATAACAATAAAAAAGGAAGAAATAACACCACTACCTAAAGAATTATTTGAGGGAAAAATCGTCATCGTCCAAAATGATACCGATGCCCAGAATGCGATCAGAATCCTGGAACAAAATAAAATTGTAGGATTCGATACCGAAACGAAGCCATCTTTCAAGAAAGGTAAATCCAATCAGGTGTCATTGATACAATTAGCAACAGATGATATTTGCTTTTTGTTCAGGATCAATATAATGGGATTCACAGATACGATCAAAAATTTCCTGAATAATTCATCGGTAATAAAAGTAGGCTTATCCATCCATGACGATTTCAGTATGTTACATAAAGTCGGGAATTTTGAACCCGATCAATTCGTCGATTTGCAGAAATATGTAAAACGATTCAACATACAGGATATAAGTCTGCAAAAAGTTTATGCGATCCTTTTCGGAAAAAAGATATCCAAATCCCAGCGTCTTTCTAATTGGGAAGCAGAAACACTTTCCGAAAGACAATTAAAATATGCGGCTACAGATGCCTGGGCCTGTATACGCATATATAAAGCTCTTTCATCAGGGAATTACCGTTTTACTGTGGAACCGCGTATCATAGAAAATTAA
- a CDS encoding DUF5063 domain-containing protein: MDQKVFSKNNIEFVTVGVEYCSFIERVTELNKREFTDTIIKILPLLYLKATLLDAEEPEIDIHPEQFVTEEVYEYVRNNIEGLLGNDDTYLEVFQADMQYSETPIVASISEGLADIYQDIKDCISVYRLGNEMTMQEAIFRCRENFATYWGQQLTNVLRALHAIKYMLPEEEEHFCECDHEHKHGEQCECGHSHQPEIFTQRQEKWEDELNGDE; the protein is encoded by the coding sequence ATGGACCAGAAAGTATTTTCAAAAAATAATATAGAATTCGTTACCGTAGGAGTTGAATACTGCTCTTTTATAGAACGGGTTACAGAATTAAACAAAAGAGAATTTACTGATACGATCATAAAAATACTGCCTTTACTATATTTAAAGGCGACCCTACTCGACGCTGAAGAACCGGAAATAGATATACATCCCGAACAATTCGTAACCGAAGAAGTGTATGAATATGTACGAAATAACATAGAAGGCCTGCTTGGAAACGATGATACTTATCTCGAAGTTTTTCAGGCAGACATGCAATATAGTGAAACACCAATAGTCGCCAGTATATCGGAAGGACTTGCCGATATCTACCAAGATATAAAGGACTGCATTTCAGTATATCGGTTAGGAAATGAAATGACCATGCAGGAAGCTATATTCCGTTGCAGGGAAAATTTTGCAACCTACTGGGGACAGCAATTAACCAATGTATTACGTGCTCTTCACGCAATAAAATATATGCTCCCGGAAGAAGAAGAGCATTTTTGCGAATGTGACCATGAGCATAAACATGGAGAACAATGCGAATGCGGCCATTCTCATCAACCAGAGATTTTTACACAGAGGCAAGAGAAATGGGAAGATGAACTCAATGGAGATGAATAA
- the nadD gene encoding nicotinate (nicotinamide) nucleotide adenylyltransferase — MKTGIFSGSFNPIHTGHLILASYLYQYEGYEEIWLTVSPHNPLRERFSREKDIHRINMVKLAIEGIPGLQCCDIEFSLPQPSYSIHTLDTLKALYPDREFTLIIGADNWLIFDKWKEYKRIINENKICIYPRRGCNIDETALPSNVYLSKAPIIEISSTFIRDGISKGLNMNFFLTQPVYDYIRSHQLYTELK; from the coding sequence ATGAAAACAGGCATATTTTCAGGTTCATTTAATCCTATCCATACAGGACACTTGATACTGGCCAGTTATCTGTACCAGTATGAAGGATATGAGGAAATATGGCTTACTGTCTCTCCGCACAATCCCTTACGGGAACGATTTTCCCGGGAAAAAGATATTCACCGGATAAATATGGTAAAATTAGCAATTGAAGGAATTCCGGGCTTACAGTGCTGTGATATCGAATTTTCATTACCGCAACCGTCTTATTCTATACATACACTGGATACGCTCAAAGCTCTTTATCCCGATCGGGAGTTTACACTGATAATAGGAGCAGATAACTGGCTTATCTTTGACAAATGGAAAGAGTATAAGAGAATTATTAATGAAAACAAGATTTGTATTTATCCCCGGAGAGGTTGTAACATCGATGAAACGGCCCTTCCTTCGAATGTTTACCTGTCAAAAGCACCAATAATAGAAATATCTTCTACTTTCATCCGGGACGGGATATCAAAAGGTCTAAATATGAACTTTTTCCTGACTCAACCGGTATATGATTATATAAGATCACACCAGTTATATACCGAACTAAAATAA
- the gmk gene encoding guanylate kinase, with the protein MGKRGKLIIFSAPSGSGKSTIVNHLLSKELNLEFSISATSRPPRGKEKNGVEYYFITPDEFREKINKDEFLEYEEVYEGRYYGTLKSEVERILNKGHNVIFDVDVVGGINIKKYYGDKAKSIFIQPPSIECLRDRLIQRGTDSSEVIDCRVAKAEYELSFAPQFDEIIINDNLMEAKEKVYNSVVRFIEEN; encoded by the coding sequence ATGGGAAAGAGGGGCAAACTTATTATTTTTTCAGCACCGTCCGGTTCAGGAAAATCCACTATCGTCAATCATCTCCTGTCCAAAGAGTTGAATCTGGAATTTTCCATTTCCGCCACATCACGTCCGCCACGCGGCAAAGAAAAAAATGGCGTGGAATACTATTTTATTACACCCGACGAATTCAGGGAAAAAATAAATAAAGATGAATTTTTAGAGTATGAAGAAGTATACGAAGGCAGATATTACGGAACTTTGAAAAGTGAAGTAGAACGTATCTTAAACAAAGGACATAACGTCATCTTTGACGTAGATGTAGTAGGAGGAATAAATATAAAGAAATATTACGGAGATAAAGCAAAATCTATCTTTATACAACCGCCCAGTATAGAATGTTTAAGAGACAGGCTCATACAAAGAGGGACCGACTCTTCGGAAGTAATAGATTGTCGGGTGGCAAAAGCCGAATATGAATTGTCCTTTGCACCCCAATTTGATGAGATTATCATCAATGACAATCTCATGGAGGCAAAAGAAAAAGTATATAACAGCGTTGTCCGTTTTATTGAAGAAAACTAA
- a CDS encoding YicC/YloC family endoribonuclease: MIQSMTGFGKAVAELPNKKITIEIKSLNSKQLDLSTRIPSLYREKEMEIRSEIAKRLERGKVDFSIYIENIGKDMSTQLNIPVIESYYEQINDACLKLNTAPPADWFSILLKLPDSMKTVSQELDETETKALMEAVNKAISQLEEFRTQEGCMLQKIFEQKIGNISKLLKDIELYEKDRVEKIKNRIAEALTKIENFDYDKNRFEQEMIFYIEKLDINEEKHRLDNHLRYFIETLEKGQGQGKKLGFISQEMGREINTMGSKSNHAEMQKIVVRMKDELEQIKEQVLNVM, from the coding sequence ATGATACAATCAATGACCGGCTTTGGTAAAGCGGTAGCCGAATTGCCAAACAAAAAAATCACCATAGAGATAAAGTCGTTAAACAGTAAACAGCTGGATTTATCTACACGTATTCCTTCTTTATATCGTGAAAAGGAGATGGAAATACGTTCCGAAATAGCCAAAAGACTGGAAAGGGGAAAAGTCGATTTTTCCATCTACATAGAAAATATAGGCAAGGATATGAGTACCCAGCTCAATATACCAGTGATAGAATCTTATTATGAACAAATCAACGATGCTTGCCTGAAATTGAATACGGCTCCTCCTGCGGATTGGTTCTCAATACTTTTAAAACTTCCCGACTCCATGAAAACTGTCAGTCAGGAATTAGACGAAACCGAAACAAAAGCGTTAATGGAAGCGGTTAATAAAGCCATATCCCAGCTCGAAGAATTCAGAACACAGGAAGGATGTATGCTGCAAAAAATATTCGAACAAAAAATAGGCAACATCTCAAAACTTTTAAAAGATATCGAACTTTACGAAAAAGACAGAGTTGAAAAAATTAAAAACCGTATCGCCGAAGCCTTGACAAAAATCGAAAATTTCGATTATGATAAAAACCGGTTTGAACAGGAAATGATCTTCTATATTGAAAAACTCGATATAAACGAAGAAAAACACCGTTTGGACAACCATTTGAGATATTTCATCGAAACTCTCGAAAAAGGACAAGGACAAGGCAAAAAATTAGGTTTTATCAGTCAGGAAATGGGAAGGGAGATCAATACAATGGGGTCGAAATCGAACCATGCAGAAATGCAGAAAATTGTAGTACGTATGAAAGACGAACTGGAACAAATAAAAGAACAGGTTCTTAACGTTATGTGA
- the tsaB gene encoding tRNA (adenosine(37)-N6)-threonylcarbamoyltransferase complex dimerization subunit type 1 TsaB → MPNILHIETSTSVCSVALSGDTEMKCHFENYEGPSHASVLGFFVQKAVDFVREKGMKLDAVAVSAGPGSYTGLRIGVSEAKGLCFGLDIPLIALDTLKIMACGVLFRNFYDEDVLYCPMIDARRMEVYTAVYDTAFNEIRPITAQVVEENTFDDLLESHQVLFFGNGAEKCKSLIQHPNARFLAHVHPLAMDMQALADKAYKEGDFADVAYFEPFYLKDFVATKPKNKVF, encoded by the coding sequence ATGCCCAATATATTACATATAGAAACTTCCACCTCAGTGTGTTCTGTCGCACTTAGCGGTGATACAGAAATGAAGTGTCATTTTGAAAATTACGAAGGACCTTCTCATGCTTCTGTCTTGGGGTTTTTTGTACAGAAAGCTGTAGATTTTGTCCGTGAAAAAGGAATGAAATTAGATGCGGTTGCTGTTAGCGCGGGACCAGGTTCGTATACCGGATTGCGCATAGGAGTCTCTGAGGCGAAAGGACTTTGCTTCGGACTGGATATTCCGCTGATAGCTTTAGATACTTTAAAAATAATGGCTTGTGGAGTCTTATTCAGAAACTTTTATGATGAAGACGTGTTATATTGTCCTATGATAGATGCGCGGCGTATGGAAGTATATACGGCTGTTTATGATACTGCTTTTAATGAAATACGACCTATAACCGCCCAGGTGGTGGAAGAAAATACTTTTGATGATCTGTTGGAGAGCCATCAGGTCTTGTTTTTTGGTAACGGTGCAGAAAAATGTAAAAGTTTGATACAGCACCCAAATGCGCGTTTTCTGGCACATGTGCATCCTCTGGCGATGGATATGCAGGCTTTGGCCGATAAAGCATATAAGGAAGGAGATTTTGCGGATGTTGCTTATTTCGAGCCTTTCTATTTAAAAGATTTTGTAGCAACAAAACCTAAAAATAAAGTTTTTTAA
- a CDS encoding DUF4290 domain-containing protein, with the protein MEYNSQQKKLVLPEYGRNVQQMVDHCLTIEDRKERTRCANTIINIMGNLFPHLRDVDDFKHKLWDHLAIMADFKLDIDYPYEIIRKENLHTLPDKVEYALTPIHYRHYGKTIESMIKVAEDMPEGPERDYLISLLANHMKKLYLAWNKEGVEDEKILKDLREYTRGKINLNPETYKLREVKEVMQVKKKNNTKKAVK; encoded by the coding sequence ATAGAGTATAATTCACAGCAAAAGAAACTGGTTCTTCCGGAATATGGCCGCAATGTGCAACAGATGGTTGACCATTGCCTTACTATTGAAGACCGTAAAGAACGCACACGCTGTGCCAATACGATTATAAATATAATGGGAAATTTGTTTCCGCATTTGCGCGATGTGGATGATTTTAAACATAAACTTTGGGATCATTTGGCCATTATGGCGGATTTCAAACTGGATATTGATTATCCTTATGAAATAATCCGAAAAGAGAATCTGCATACTTTACCCGATAAGGTAGAATATGCTTTGACTCCCATACATTACCGCCACTATGGGAAAACAATCGAATCGATGATAAAAGTCGCAGAGGATATGCCGGAAGGTCCTGAGAGGGATTATCTCATATCTTTGCTGGCTAATCATATGAAAAAGTTGTATCTCGCCTGGAACAAGGAAGGAGTGGAGGATGAGAAAATATTAAAGGACCTGCGAGAATATACGCGTGGGAAAATCAATCTGAATCCTGAAACTTATAAGCTGCGCGAAGTGAAAGAGGTTATGCAGGTCAAGAAAAAAAATAATACGAAAAAAGCGGTTAAGTAA
- the murA gene encoding UDP-N-acetylglucosamine 1-carboxyvinyltransferase, with amino-acid sequence MASFIIEGGHRLHGELTPQGAKNEALQILCATLLTDEEVKVHNVPDILDVNNLIQLLRDMGVIVKKLGMNSYSFKASQVNIDYLKSEEFLRKSMSLRGSVMIIGPLVARYGYAILPKPGGDKIGRRRLDTHFLGIQKLGADFSYCPKQELYEIKADKLTGAYMLLDEASVTGTANIVMAAVLAEGVTTIYNAACEPYLQQLCKMLNKMGAKISGIGSNLLTIEGVNTLNGCKHTVLPDMIEVGSFIGMAAMTGSDIMLKNVSYDDLGIIPDSFRRLGITVEQVNDDIHIPCHDTYEIETFIDGSIMTFSDAPWPGLTPDLLSVFLVVATQAKGSVLIHQKMFESRLFFVDKLIDMGAQIILCDPHRAAVIGQGKAHTLRAANMVSPDIRAGIAMLIAAMSADGTSRIHNIDQIDRGYQDIDKRLNAIGARITRL; translated from the coding sequence ATGGCATCATTTATCATTGAAGGTGGACACCGTCTCCATGGTGAACTGACTCCGCAAGGTGCGAAAAACGAGGCACTGCAAATTCTCTGCGCTACACTGCTTACCGATGAAGAGGTAAAAGTACATAATGTTCCCGATATTCTTGATGTGAACAATTTGATTCAGCTTTTGCGAGATATGGGAGTTATCGTGAAAAAACTGGGTATGAATTCCTATAGTTTTAAAGCCTCACAGGTAAATATCGATTATCTTAAAAGTGAGGAATTCCTAAGGAAAAGCATGTCATTGAGAGGTTCGGTCATGATAATAGGACCTTTGGTTGCCCGGTATGGCTATGCCATATTGCCGAAACCGGGAGGAGATAAGATCGGACGTCGCAGGCTAGACACTCATTTTCTGGGGATCCAAAAGTTAGGAGCGGATTTTTCTTATTGTCCTAAGCAGGAATTGTATGAGATAAAAGCCGATAAATTAACGGGAGCATACATGCTGCTGGATGAGGCATCGGTGACTGGGACAGCGAATATTGTAATGGCTGCTGTATTGGCCGAAGGAGTGACTACAATATATAATGCGGCCTGCGAACCTTATTTACAACAACTTTGTAAAATGCTGAACAAGATGGGAGCCAAAATTTCAGGAATCGGTTCCAATCTGCTGACTATAGAAGGAGTGAATACGCTGAACGGCTGCAAACATACGGTATTGCCGGATATGATCGAGGTCGGGAGTTTTATCGGGATGGCAGCTATGACAGGTTCCGACATTATGCTCAAGAATGTTTCTTATGATGACTTGGGAATTATTCCCGATAGTTTCCGGCGTTTAGGAATTACTGTGGAACAAGTGAACGATGATATTCATATTCCCTGTCACGATACTTATGAGATCGAAACGTTTATTGACGGCTCGATTATGACTTTTTCCGATGCCCCATGGCCTGGTTTGACCCCTGATTTGTTAAGTGTATTTCTGGTAGTTGCTACACAGGCGAAGGGGAGTGTACTTATACATCAGAAAATGTTTGAGAGCCGTTTGTTCTTTGTAGATAAACTTATAGATATGGGAGCTCAGATTATCTTATGTGATCCGCACCGGGCAGCCGTTATAGGGCAGGGGAAGGCTCATACGTTACGGGCTGCCAATATGGTATCGCCCGATATTCGTGCGGGTATTGCCATGCTTATTGCTGCTATGTCGGCCGACGGGACCAGCCGTATTCATAATATAGATCAGATCGACCGGGGATATCAGGATATAGATAAACGCTTAAATGCGATAGGAGCACGAATTACACGTTTGTAA
- the rimM gene encoding ribosome maturation factor RimM (Essential for efficient processing of 16S rRNA) — protein sequence MIKREDIIKIGKFNKPHGIQGELSFSFTDDVFDRSGCPYVICEIDGIFVPFFIEEYRFRGENSALMKLEDIDTEEDARPFTNTDVYFPKSYYIDSDTDEAPGDYFIGFTVVDEMYGMLGKIIWVNDDTANVLFVLEREGKELLIPAIDEFVTGIDEEKKILNMRIPEGLLDL from the coding sequence ATGATTAAGAGAGAAGATATTATAAAGATAGGAAAATTCAATAAACCTCATGGTATACAGGGTGAGCTTTCATTTTCTTTTACCGATGATGTGTTCGACCGTTCTGGTTGCCCTTATGTGATATGTGAGATTGACGGCATATTTGTACCTTTTTTTATAGAAGAATACCGTTTTCGGGGAGAAAATTCAGCTTTAATGAAATTGGAGGATATAGATACGGAAGAAGACGCACGTCCTTTTACGAATACCGATGTTTATTTTCCTAAATCTTATTATATAGATAGTGATACAGATGAAGCTCCTGGTGATTATTTTATCGGTTTTACGGTTGTGGATGAAATGTATGGAATGTTGGGAAAGATCATATGGGTTAATGACGATACGGCAAACGTGCTTTTTGTTCTGGAGCGTGAAGGAAAAGAGTTGCTGATACCTGCCATAGATGAATTTGTAACAGGAATAGACGAAGAGAAAAAGATATTAAATATGAGAATTCCGGAAGGTTTACTCGATTTGTAG
- a CDS encoding HesA/MoeB/ThiF family protein codes for MERYSRQTMLPEIGVEGQKKLLNASVLIVGVGGLGSAISLYLTAAGIGRIGLIDADVVSETNLQRQVLYTENEIGLSKVEQACKRLKALSGQTHFDCYPEFLTNNNAEDILSRYDVIVDGCDNFFTRYLINDTCIKLSKPYVYGTIGEFFGQVSVFNYEGGKNYRDLFPDEKELVSRPRKTAGVMGVVPGFIGCLEASETIKIITGCGNVLRNKLFSINMLTMNTDLLEF; via the coding sequence ATGGAACGTTATAGTAGGCAAACCATGTTACCGGAAATAGGCGTTGAGGGACAGAAAAAACTCCTCAATGCTTCCGTTCTCATCGTAGGAGTTGGCGGACTAGGCTCTGCTATTTCCCTTTATCTTACAGCAGCAGGAATAGGAAGAATCGGCCTTATCGATGCCGATGTAGTTTCCGAAACCAATCTGCAACGCCAGGTATTATATACCGAAAACGAAATAGGTTTATCCAAAGTAGAACAAGCTTGCAAACGTTTAAAAGCTCTTTCAGGACAAACACATTTCGATTGTTATCCCGAATTCCTGACAAATAACAATGCAGAAGATATATTATCCCGGTATGATGTCATTGTGGACGGTTGTGATAATTTTTTCACGCGCTACCTCATAAATGATACCTGTATAAAGCTAAGCAAACCGTATGTATACGGTACTATTGGCGAATTTTTCGGCCAGGTTTCCGTTTTCAATTATGAAGGTGGAAAAAATTACCGGGACTTATTCCCGGACGAAAAAGAATTGGTATCCCGTCCCCGGAAAACGGCTGGAGTAATGGGGGTAGTGCCTGGTTTTATAGGATGCCTGGAAGCTTCGGAGACTATCAAAATCATTACAGGATGCGGAAATGTGCTCCGGAACAAATTGTTTTCCATAAATATGCTAACGATGAACACCGACCTGTTGGAGTTCTAA
- the thiH gene encoding 2-iminoacetate synthase ThiH, with amino-acid sequence MNFSEELEKYSWEDTTREIQRKTRADVETALGKEYLQIDDFMALISPAAAPYLEEMAQLSRKYTQERFGKTIQMYVPLYITNSCMNHCIYCGFQHNNPIARVILNDEEIINECKAIRALGPFENLLIVTGENPRDAGVDYIENALKLARPYFANLTIEVMPLKSEDYFRLTQSGLNGVVCFQETYNKAKYKTYHPKGMKSIFDWRVNGFDRMGQAGVHKIGMGVLIGLEDWRTDVTMMALHLQYLRKHYWKTKYSVNFPRMRPSEGHFQPNVIMSDRELAQLTFAFRIFDHDVDISFSTRENARFRNNIATLGATSMSAGSKTEPGGYYTYPQALEQFSVNDDRTPAQVEKDIHDIGYEVVWKDWDRIFD; translated from the coding sequence ATGAATTTTTCGGAAGAATTAGAAAAATATTCCTGGGAAGATACTACCCGGGAAATCCAAAGAAAGACCAGGGCCGATGTAGAAACGGCTCTGGGAAAAGAATACCTCCAAATAGACGACTTCATGGCGCTTATCTCACCGGCTGCGGCTCCTTATCTGGAAGAGATGGCACAACTTAGCAGAAAATATACACAAGAAAGATTTGGAAAGACCATACAAATGTATGTCCCTCTGTATATCACGAATTCTTGTATGAACCATTGCATTTATTGCGGATTCCAGCATAATAACCCCATTGCCCGGGTAATACTTAACGATGAGGAAATAATAAACGAATGCAAGGCTATACGGGCTCTGGGGCCATTCGAAAACCTGCTTATCGTCACCGGAGAAAATCCTCGCGACGCAGGTGTCGATTACATTGAAAATGCACTTAAATTAGCTCGTCCTTATTTTGCGAATCTCACCATAGAAGTCATGCCTCTTAAAAGTGAAGATTATTTCCGGCTTACCCAATCGGGTCTTAACGGAGTTGTATGTTTCCAGGAAACATACAACAAAGCAAAATATAAAACCTATCATCCTAAAGGTATGAAATCCATATTCGACTGGCGTGTGAACGGATTTGACCGGATGGGGCAAGCCGGAGTACACAAAATAGGAATGGGAGTACTCATCGGACTGGAAGACTGGCGGACCGATGTCACCATGATGGCATTACACCTACAATACTTACGTAAGCACTACTGGAAAACCAAATACAGTGTAAATTTCCCACGCATGCGACCGTCCGAAGGACACTTCCAGCCGAATGTGATCATGAGCGACCGGGAACTGGCACAACTTACATTTGCATTCCGTATATTCGACCATGACGTTGACATTTCGTTCTCCACCCGGGAAAACGCAAGGTTCCGCAATAACATTGCCACATTGGGTGCAACATCCATGAGCGCCGGATCTAAAACAGAGCCGGGAGGATATTACACATATCCCCAGGCATTGGAACAATTCAGCGTGAACGACGACCGTACTCCGGCACAGGTTGAAAAAGATATTCACGATATCGGTTATGAAGTAGTATGGAAAGACTGGGATCGTATCTTTGACTAA